From a single Lolium rigidum isolate FL_2022 chromosome 7, APGP_CSIRO_Lrig_0.1, whole genome shotgun sequence genomic region:
- the LOC124677014 gene encoding LOW QUALITY PROTEIN: mixed-linked glucan synthase 2-like (The sequence of the model RefSeq protein was modified relative to this genomic sequence to represent the inferred CDS: deleted 2 bases in 1 codon), with amino-acid sequence MAAAVTRRVNALRVEAPAADVESGRGASEEAAKRAVDAKDDVWVAADEGDTASTGGASRPLLFRTMKVKGSILHPYRFLILMRLIAVVAFFAWRVKHRNHDGMWLWATSMVADTWFGFSWILNQLPKLRPIKRVPDLAALADQYGSSGEANLPGIDIFVTTVDPVDEPILYTVNTILSILATDYPVDKYACYLSDDGGTLVHYEAMVEVASFAALWVPFCRKHCVEPRSPENYFGMKTQPYAGSMAGEFMRDHRRVRREYDEFKVRIDSLSSTIRQRSDAYNSSSNKGDGVRATWMADGTQWPGTWIEQAENHRRGQHAGIVQVILNHPSRKPQLGSRASTENPFDFSNIDTRLPILVYIAREKRPGYNHQKKAGAMNVMLRVSALLSNAPFVVNFDCDHYINNSQALRAPMCFMLDPRDGQNTAFVQFPQRFDDVDPTDRYANHNRVFFDGTMLSLNGLQGPSYLGTGTMFRRVALYGMEPPRYRAENIKLVGKADEFGTSTSLVNSMPDAAIQERSITPVLVDEGLGNDLAALMTCAYEDGSSWGRDVGWVYNIATEDVVTGFRMHRQGWRSMYCSMEPAAFRGTAPINLTERLYQVLRWSGGSLEMFFSHSNALLAGRRLHPLQRVAYLNMSTYPIVTVFILAYNLFPVLWLFSEQFYIQRPFGTYIMYLVAVIAMMHVIGMFEVKWAGITLLDWCRNEQFYMIGATGVYPTAVLYMALKLVTGKGIYFRLTSKQTDACSDDKFADLYTVRWVPLLIPTVAVLVVNVAAVGAAIGKAATWGLFTDQAHHVVLGMVFNVWILVLLYPFALGIMGQWGKRPVILFVMLVMAIGAVGIVYFTLHAPYQAEYSAVAASLGKASLTGPSG; translated from the exons ATGGCCGCGGCAGTCACTCGTAGAGTCAATGCCCTCCGGGTCGAGGCCCCTGCGGCCGACGTGGAGAGCGGGCGCGGCGCCAGCGAGGAAGCGGCCAAGCGTGCCGTCGACGCCAAGGACGACGTGTGGGTGGCCGCCGATGAGGGAGACACGGCGTCAACCGGCGGCGCCAGCCGCCCGCTGCTGTTCCGGACCATGAAAGTCAAAGGCAGCATCCTGCATCCTTACAG GTTCTTGATTCTTATGCGGCTGATCGCCGTCGTCGCCTTCTTCGCGTGGCGGGTGAAGCACAGAAACCACGACGGCATGTGGCTCTGGGCCACGTCCATGGTGGCGGACACCTGGTTCGGCTTCTCATGGATCCTCAACCAGCTCCCCAAGCTCAGACCCATCAAGCGCGTCCCGGACCTGGCCGCCCTCGCGGACCAAtacggttcctccggcgaagccaACCTTCCGGGCATCGACATCTTCGTCACCACCGTCGACCCGGTCGACGAGCCCATCCTCTACACCGTCAACACCATCCTCTCcatcctcgccaccgactaccccGTCGACAAGTACGCCTGCTACCTCTCCGACGACGGCGGCACGCTGGTGCACTACGAGGCCATGGTCGAGGTTGCCAGTTTCGCCGCGCTGTGGGTCCCGTTTTGTCGGAAGCATTGCGTCGAGCCAAGGTCCCCGGAGAACTACTTCGGGATGAAAACGCAGCCGTACGCCGGGAGCATGGCTGGGGAGTTCATGAGGGATCATAGGCGTGTGCGCAGAGAGTATGACGAGTTCAAGGTCAGGATAGACTCCCTTTCAAGCACCATCCGGCAACGATCTGATGCGTATAACAGCTCAAGCAACAAAGGCGATGGTGTACGTGCGACGTGGATGGCTGATGGGACACAATGGCCGGGCACATGGATTGAGCAAGCTGAGAACCATCGAAGAGGACAGCATGCTGGAATTGTTCAG GTCATACTAAACCATCCAAGTCGTAAACCACAACTCGGGTCACGGGCGAGCACCGAAAATCCATTCGACTTCAGCAACATTGACACGAGGCTCCCCATACTTGTGTACATCGCCCGCGAGAAGCGCCCAGGCTATAACCACCAAAAGAAGGCAGGCGCCATGAACGTGATGCTCCGCGTCTCCGCGCTGCTCTCCAACGCGCCCTTCGTCGTCAACTTCGACTGCGACCactacatcaacaactcccaagcACTCCGCGCTCCCATGTGCTTCATGCTCGACCCTCGCGACGGCCAGAACACCGCCTTCGTCCAGTTCCCGCAGCGCTTCGACGATGTCGACCCAACGGACCGCTACGCCAACCACAACCGGGTCTTCTTTGACGGCACCATGCTCTCCCTCAACGGCCTCCAAGGGCCCTCCTACCTCGGCACCGGCACCATGTTCCGCCGTGTCGCGCTCTACGGCATGGAGCCACCACGGTACAGAGCGGAGAACATCAAGCTCGTAGGtaaggccgatgagttcggcacctcGACATCTTTGGTAAACTCGATGCCGGATGCCGCTATCCAAGAGCGGTCCATCACGCCGGTCCTGGTCGACGAGGGGCTCGGCAACGACCTGGCTGCCCTGATGACGTGCGCCTACGAGGACGGGAGTTCTTGGGGGAGAGATGTCGGGTGGGTGTACAACATCGCGACGGAGGACGTGGTGACTGGGTTCCGCATGCACCGCCAGGGGTGGCGTTCCATGTACTGCTCCATGGAGCCGGCCGCGTTCCGTGGCACCGCGCCGATCAACCTCACCGAGCGCCTCTACCAGGTGCTCCGGTGGTCCGGCGGGTccctggagatgttcttctcccacAGTAACGCGCTCCTCGCCGGCCGCCGGCTCCACCCTCTCCAGCGCGTGGCGTACCTCAACATGTCGACGTACCCGATCGTCACGGTGTTCATCCTGGCATACAACCTCTTCCCGGTCTTGTGGCTCTTCTCCGAGCAGTTCTACATCCAGAGGCCGTTCGGCACGTACATCATGTACCTCGTCGCCGTCATAGCCATGATGCACGTGATCGGCATGTTCGAGGTGAAATGGGCGGGGATCACGCTGCTCGACTGGTGCCGCAACGAGCAGTTCTACATGATCGGGGCGACGGGCGTGTACCCGACGGCCGTGCTGTACATGGCGCTGAAGCTCGTGACCGGGAAggggatatacttcaggctcaccTCCAAGCAGACGGATGCCTGCTCCGACGACAAGTTCGCCGACCTGTACACCGTGCGGTGGGTGCCGCTGCTGATCCCGACGGTAGCGGTGCTCGTCGTGAACGTCGCGGCCGTCGGGGCGGCCATAGGGAAGGCCGCGACGTGGGGGCTTTTCACGGACCAGGCGCACCACGTGGTGCTCGGGATGGTGTTCAACGTGTGGATCCTCGTGCTCCTCTACCCGTTCGCCCTCGGGATCATGGGGCAGTGGGGGAAGAGGCCCGTCATCCTGTTCGTTATGCTGGTCATGGCCATTGGCGCCGTCGGGATCGTCTATTTTACACTCCACGCCCCTTACCAAGCGGAATAT TCAGCAGTTGCAGCTTCTCTAGGTAAAGCATCGCTGACCGGGCCATCTGGTTAA